One part of the Vicia villosa cultivar HV-30 ecotype Madison, WI linkage group LG6, Vvil1.0, whole genome shotgun sequence genome encodes these proteins:
- the LOC131613270 gene encoding uncharacterized protein LOC131613270, which produces MTGQNGKRKAPSSTTNFVDRLCRQRQIPPGSIAIKNSRMVHMKPGSKNPPPPPPPTQRKHPPPIQTTKTPPPIQTNPTPPPWQPPSKTLKTPTPSPSHPTSKTQTNPPPPPIQTTPTPSPSHPTSTNQTNPTPPPIQTNPTPPPTDQPQPSIPTSEEFRFIPTPGYTHRVLQSPPRHSTEEGIQEEGDQELSNEEQEEQVDGQRPKIYIVEDTALSPGDLVAEMCRKVIEKLYRGTFLIISLVSWDRCDDAKMEYLFHQRCAARLRDILQKAKEKACKPPWMGVDTWKFLLEKWQTKDFKDVSKQNKTNRSSSRGGAVHTSGRKAHHDVALELAKKLKRPAHPDELFIATHKKKNGEWVDERAATTHETYVSSLTQATQTGIDVDGSTRIQMWKDVVGGKTRGRCYGVAQLAHNRSR; this is translated from the exons ATGACTGGACAAAACGGAAAGAGAAAAGCACCATCGAGCACGACTAA TTTTGTTGACAGGTTATGCCGTCAACGACAAATTCCACCTGGAAGTATTGCTATAAAGAATTCTCGCATGGTCCATATGAAACCTGGTTCAAAGaacccaccaccaccaccaccacctactCAGAGAAAACATCCACCACCGATTCAGACAACTAAAACACCACCACCGATTCAGACAAATCCAACACCACCACCTTGGCAGCCTCCATCAAAGACCTTGAAAACCCCAACACCGTCTCCTTCCCACCCTACTTCAAAGACTCAGACAaacccaccaccaccaccaattCAGACAACCCCAACACCCTCTCCTTCCCATCCTACTTCAACGAATCAGACAAACCCAACACCACCACCAATTCAGACAAACCCAACACCGCCACCTACTGATCAGCCTCAACCATCAATCCCGACTTCTGAGGAATTCAGATTCATTCCTACCCCGGGATATACTCATCGTGTTTTACAAAGTCCTCCCCGTCACTCCACAGAAGAGGGCATTCAAGAAGAGGGGGACCAAGAACTTTCTAATgaggaacaagaagaacaagttGATGGGCAAAGACCGAAGATCTATATTGTGGAAGATACTGC GTTAAGTCCAGGAGATCTTGTTGCCGAAATGTGTAGAAAAGTTATAGAAAAGCTTTACCGGGGTACTTTTTTAATTATA TCGCTTGTAAGCTGGGACCGTTGCGATGATGCTAAAATGGAATACTTGTTTCATCAAAGATGTGCTGCACGACTACGCGATATATTGCAAAAGGCTAAAGAGAAAGCATGCAAGCCGCCTTGGATGGGTGTAGATACATGGAAGTTTCTTCTTGAGAAGTGGCAGACAAAAGATTTCAAAGATGTCTCCAAACAAAATAAGACTAATCGATCATCAAGTAGAGGTGGGGCAGTCCATACGTCTGGCCGTAAAGCTCACCATGATGTTGCACTTGAATTG GCTAAAAAACTCAAGCGACCCGCACATCCGGATGAGCTCTTCATTGCCACCCATAAAAAGAAGAATGGGGAGTGGGTTGACGAGCGTGCAGCGACAACACAT GAAACATATGTGAGTAGTCTTACACAAGCCACACAAACTGGTATTGATGTGGATGGATCAACAAGAATACAAATGTGGAAAGACGTTGTCGGAGGTAAAACACGGGGTCGGTGTTATGGAGTTGCACAATTGGCGCACAAC AGAAGCAGATAG